The proteins below come from a single Desulfitobacterium metallireducens DSM 15288 genomic window:
- a CDS encoding MDR family MFS transporter, whose translation MGLSSLWKRYDSAIWIRVVGTILTTVTSFAIRPFLAIYLYDKTGSIYTIGIILGLAPLMGVITNLLGGSLADKYGRKPLMVYSLFFQALSMAGYIFAVTPLQFALVSIVNGIAASLYYPAANAQIADIVPEHQRSEVFALMHTALNVGAAVGPMLGLLLVKINQSLAFFTSALSLLIYTALVFAFVPETLNSLLQKRIIVNNEVKGQKDSNPEPKPTPFLLKEHRFLLLFTLYSLPINLLYSQVESNFPIYLRDNFENYLTIFTSLMSLNGIIVVLSAVWLAKKTEKLHTPYVLSVGYLLFAIVALGYGFGPWAKVIPLLFIAEIIFTIGEGLTFPNQNKLLSLMAPPEMRARYFSIFSLNWGIAKSLGPILGATLFAHWGGLTLFIVLSGLLLLSGLANYVLTEQSSVLSKKESVHV comes from the coding sequence ATGGGTTTATCATCGCTTTGGAAGCGTTATGATTCAGCAATTTGGATACGAGTGGTTGGAACGATTCTGACGACAGTCACGAGTTTTGCGATCCGACCATTTTTAGCCATCTATCTCTATGATAAAACGGGAAGCATCTATACCATTGGCATAATTTTAGGGTTAGCCCCCTTGATGGGGGTGATTACTAATCTTCTCGGGGGAAGTTTAGCCGATAAATATGGTCGTAAACCGTTGATGGTTTATAGCTTATTTTTTCAAGCCCTGTCCATGGCAGGCTATATTTTCGCGGTGACTCCGTTGCAATTCGCCCTAGTTTCTATCGTCAATGGGATTGCCGCTTCGTTATACTATCCAGCAGCCAATGCTCAAATCGCCGATATTGTACCAGAACATCAGCGATCCGAGGTTTTTGCCTTGATGCATACAGCCCTTAATGTTGGGGCGGCAGTTGGTCCGATGCTCGGTTTACTCTTGGTAAAAATTAATCAAAGCCTGGCTTTTTTCACCTCGGCTCTAAGTTTACTTATTTATACAGCACTCGTCTTTGCCTTTGTTCCCGAGACACTTAATTCACTTCTACAAAAACGAATCATCGTAAATAATGAGGTTAAAGGACAAAAAGATTCTAATCCTGAGCCAAAGCCAACCCCGTTTCTCTTGAAAGAGCATCGTTTCTTGCTTTTGTTTACACTGTATTCCCTGCCGATTAACTTGTTATATTCTCAAGTAGAATCTAATTTCCCCATATATTTAAGAGACAACTTTGAAAATTATCTTACGATTTTCACCTCTTTAATGTCGTTGAATGGCATTATTGTTGTTTTATCTGCAGTCTGGCTTGCGAAGAAAACGGAAAAACTTCACACGCCTTATGTTTTATCAGTAGGGTATCTTCTTTTTGCGATTGTTGCGTTGGGCTATGGCTTTGGGCCTTGGGCCAAAGTTATCCCGTTATTGTTTATCGCAGAAATCATTTTCACGATAGGAGAGGGGTTAACCTTCCCCAATCAAAATAAGTTACTTTCACTCATGGCACCACCGGAAATGCGTGCCCGGTACTTCTCGATTTTTAGTTTGAATTGGGGAATAGCTAAAAGCTTAGGTCCCATTCTTGGCGCTACACTATTTGCTCATTGGGGTGGACTCACCTTATTTATTGTCTTATCGGGTTTATTACTTCTATCCGGTTTAGCTAACTATGTTTTAACAGAGCAATCATCAGTTCTATCTAAAAAAGAGTCTGTCCATGTATAG
- a CDS encoding ABC-F family ATP-binding cassette domain-containing protein codes for MNLLTAENLSKSYGTKVLFSNISFGIQDKEKIGIIGVNGSGKTTLMKILAGLESSEEGKVVKGNDVSLEYLPQDPNFEAEASVLEQVFRGNSSLMQLLRDYEGTLEKLNRDPQNPAYQKKLMDLGQKMDAQNAWQLESEAKTILTKLGITEFETLMGNLSGGQRKRVALASALINPSDLLILDEPTNHIDNETVDWLEQYLNNRKGALIMITHDRYFLDRVANQIFELDRSKLYPYPGNYTRYLELRTEREEQEEASERKRQNRYRSELAWIRRGAQARSTKQKARIERFNALVADKPSEAVGTVDITAGASRLGKKVLECRHLHHEFPSRGTVIEDFSYILARNDRVGIIGPNGRGKSTLLNLLAGRLQPSQGEIEWGPTVKIGFFAQENTEMNPKQRVIDYIKEIAEVLPTGDGGVITASQMLERFLFPPALQWTPIGELSGGEKRRLYLLNILMGAPNVLFLDEPTNDLDIQTLRVLEEYLEEFPGAVMSVSHDRYFLDRVAEKIFAFEGQGKIRTYVGNYSDYQEKSAQEERTESPEIKTGQHDNHPAEESKHRTQKERPLKMTFNEQREFEQIDDLIAQKEDELAKINQAMNGAGSDYSKLNELVSQQQTLEQELEELMERWTFLNELAEQIAQNK; via the coding sequence ATGAATCTATTAACTGCCGAGAACTTGTCGAAAAGTTATGGAACGAAAGTTCTTTTTAGCAATATATCCTTTGGGATTCAAGATAAAGAAAAAATCGGCATTATCGGCGTCAATGGGTCTGGAAAAACAACCCTGATGAAAATATTAGCGGGCCTTGAAAGTTCGGAAGAGGGAAAAGTGGTAAAGGGAAATGATGTTTCCCTTGAGTATCTGCCTCAGGACCCGAATTTTGAGGCGGAGGCAAGCGTTTTAGAGCAGGTTTTCCGAGGTAACTCCTCCCTCATGCAGTTATTAAGGGATTATGAAGGAACACTTGAAAAACTAAACAGGGATCCACAAAATCCAGCGTATCAGAAGAAGCTCATGGACTTAGGCCAGAAGATGGATGCCCAGAATGCCTGGCAATTAGAGAGCGAAGCCAAAACTATTTTGACAAAGTTGGGAATTACAGAGTTTGAAACCCTGATGGGAAATTTGTCCGGGGGACAACGAAAACGGGTTGCGCTAGCAAGCGCTTTAATCAACCCTTCTGACCTTCTGATTTTGGATGAGCCAACTAACCATATTGATAACGAAACGGTGGATTGGTTGGAACAATACTTGAATAATCGTAAAGGTGCTCTGATCATGATCACACATGATCGCTATTTTTTGGATCGGGTGGCGAATCAGATCTTTGAACTCGACCGAAGTAAACTTTATCCCTATCCGGGGAACTATACGCGTTATTTAGAGCTCAGAACTGAACGCGAGGAGCAGGAGGAAGCCTCAGAACGCAAGCGACAGAACCGTTATCGCAGCGAGTTAGCCTGGATTCGTCGAGGGGCTCAGGCCAGGTCCACCAAACAGAAAGCGCGAATTGAGCGTTTTAATGCGTTGGTGGCGGATAAACCATCAGAGGCGGTGGGAACGGTTGATATCACTGCTGGGGCGAGTCGCTTAGGGAAAAAAGTTTTAGAATGTCGTCATCTTCACCACGAATTCCCTAGCCGAGGAACCGTTATTGAAGATTTTAGCTATATTCTTGCCCGAAATGACCGCGTGGGAATCATCGGTCCAAATGGAAGAGGAAAATCAACATTATTAAACCTCTTGGCCGGTCGCTTACAGCCGAGTCAGGGGGAGATCGAATGGGGTCCGACAGTTAAAATTGGATTTTTTGCTCAGGAAAATACGGAGATGAATCCGAAACAACGCGTAATCGACTATATTAAGGAAATTGCAGAAGTGCTTCCGACAGGTGACGGTGGAGTGATTACGGCCTCACAGATGTTGGAACGATTCCTTTTTCCTCCTGCGCTTCAGTGGACCCCGATCGGGGAACTTTCGGGCGGGGAAAAACGTCGACTTTATCTCCTGAACATTCTCATGGGCGCACCCAATGTTCTTTTTCTTGATGAACCGACCAACGATCTTGATATTCAGACGCTACGTGTTCTCGAAGAATATCTCGAAGAATTCCCAGGAGCTGTCATGAGCGTATCTCATGATCGATACTTCCTTGACCGGGTAGCGGAGAAAATCTTTGCCTTTGAAGGGCAGGGTAAGATTCGGACCTATGTGGGAAACTACTCAGATTATCAGGAAAAGTCAGCTCAGGAAGAACGTACAGAGTCACCTGAGATTAAAACGGGGCAACATGATAATCATCCTGCGGAGGAATCAAAACATCGAACCCAAAAGGAACGTCCTCTGAAAATGACATTTAATGAACAGCGGGAATTTGAACAAATCGATGATTTAATTGCCCAAAAAGAAGATGAACTGGCTAAAATTAATCAGGCAATGAATGGTGCAGGCAGCGATTACAGCAAACTCAATGAGCTTGTGAGTCAACAGCAAACCTTGGAACAAGAACTCGAAGAATTGATGGAACGATGGACGTTTTTAAATGAGCTTGCAGAGCAAATTGCACAAAACAAATAA
- a CDS encoding EAL domain-containing protein codes for MVANYKFKSCSKFNEERFSRLQIAALEAAANSIVITDADGHIIWANSAFTTLTGYNLTEVFGKNPRFLKSEAHPSEFYKELWDTIMANKVWHGEIVNKKKDETLYIEEMTITPVYFEPEQKLYFIAVKQDVTQKRKDIEEMRMAAKIFENTLEGVLVTDFRGNIVFTNQSFEEITGYKTEEVLGKNPSILSSGRHDPEFYRKLWKSLVEKGEWQGEIWNRRKTGEIYPEWLTLTAIQDERGKTVQYAAILSDLTSRKQNEERVKHLAYHDALTDLPNRYLFLDRLKTALAHAARHENTLAVLFLDLDRFKDVNDTLGHAAGDQLLQEVGKRITTCIREEDTVARMGGDEFTVLLPDIQIEDAKDVARRILNVFRKPFVLEEQELYISSSIGIAIASDKVLDAQTILRHADLAMYKAKENGKNRYWIYEMNMSIQAQNRLTLEQRLRKALERDEFVLYYQPQVDVTKGKILGMEALIRWKHPEEGLIPPMKFIPIAEETGLILPIGEWVLRTAIAQNITWQKEGFPALRIAVNLSARQFEQENLVEQISKILDEEGMEGRWLELEITESVAMQDIELTSRVLKQLKELGIHIAIDDFGVGYSSLSYLKRFPIDTLKVDQSFIRDGLSQDSENGVIVSSILELARDLNYSAIAEGVETEAQLEFLKTKACAGIQGFLISRPLPARDMTTLLDMAHENQGKLSVSSELNNTNQPKA; via the coding sequence ATGGTAGCAAATTATAAATTCAAGTCGTGTTCGAAATTCAATGAGGAACGATTTAGTCGATTACAAATTGCAGCTTTAGAAGCGGCAGCAAATTCGATTGTGATTACAGATGCTGATGGTCATATTATATGGGCTAATTCTGCTTTTACGACCTTAACTGGTTATAATCTGACTGAGGTCTTTGGCAAAAATCCACGATTTTTGAAATCAGAGGCTCATCCTTCTGAGTTTTATAAAGAACTGTGGGATACCATTATGGCCAATAAAGTCTGGCATGGAGAAATTGTCAATAAGAAAAAGGATGAAACCCTATATATTGAAGAAATGACAATTACGCCAGTTTATTTTGAGCCAGAACAGAAATTATATTTTATTGCCGTCAAGCAGGATGTGACCCAAAAACGTAAAGATATAGAAGAAATGCGTATGGCGGCCAAAATCTTCGAAAACACTCTAGAAGGCGTTTTGGTGACCGATTTCAGAGGAAATATTGTCTTTACAAATCAATCCTTTGAAGAAATTACTGGTTATAAAACGGAAGAAGTTTTAGGGAAAAACCCGAGTATCTTAAGTTCGGGTCGACATGATCCTGAATTTTATCGCAAATTGTGGAAATCTCTTGTGGAAAAAGGAGAGTGGCAGGGAGAAATCTGGAACCGACGCAAAACTGGGGAAATATATCCTGAGTGGTTGACCTTAACGGCTATCCAGGATGAGCGTGGGAAAACGGTACAATATGCAGCTATTCTCAGCGATTTAACTTCACGCAAACAGAATGAAGAACGGGTCAAACATCTGGCTTACCATGATGCTTTGACAGACCTTCCTAATCGTTATCTTTTTCTTGATCGGTTAAAAACTGCCTTAGCTCATGCCGCTCGGCATGAAAATACATTGGCTGTTCTTTTTTTAGATCTGGATCGCTTCAAGGATGTTAATGATACCTTAGGACATGCGGCGGGTGATCAGCTCTTGCAAGAGGTCGGAAAACGAATCACTACGTGTATTCGCGAAGAGGATACTGTTGCAAGGATGGGAGGGGACGAGTTTACTGTTCTTCTTCCGGATATTCAGATTGAAGATGCTAAAGATGTCGCCCGCCGAATACTAAATGTTTTCAGAAAGCCTTTTGTTCTGGAAGAACAAGAACTTTACATTTCTTCGAGCATTGGAATTGCGATAGCTTCAGATAAAGTGCTGGATGCTCAAACGATCTTACGGCATGCCGATTTGGCAATGTATAAGGCTAAAGAAAATGGGAAAAACCGATACTGGATTTATGAAATGAATATGAGCATTCAAGCTCAGAATCGATTAACACTAGAACAACGCTTAAGAAAAGCCCTTGAACGAGATGAATTCGTCCTCTATTATCAGCCTCAGGTCGATGTGACCAAAGGTAAAATTTTGGGTATGGAAGCGTTGATCCGCTGGAAGCATCCGGAAGAGGGATTGATACCGCCGATGAAATTTATTCCAATTGCTGAGGAAACGGGGTTGATTTTGCCGATTGGGGAATGGGTTTTACGAACAGCTATTGCCCAAAATATAACATGGCAAAAAGAAGGCTTTCCGGCATTGCGCATTGCGGTCAATCTTTCTGCACGTCAGTTTGAGCAGGAAAATCTAGTTGAGCAAATTAGCAAAATTTTAGACGAAGAAGGGATGGAGGGCCGTTGGCTGGAACTTGAGATCACAGAAAGTGTGGCCATGCAGGATATCGAGCTTACGTCACGTGTTTTAAAACAGTTAAAAGAATTAGGAATACATATTGCAATTGATGACTTCGGAGTTGGGTATTCCTCTCTTAGCTATCTGAAACGATTCCCAATCGACACTTTAAAGGTTGATCAGAGCTTTATCCGTGATGGTTTAAGTCAGGATTCCGAGAATGGTGTAATTGTCTCTTCAATCTTAGAATTAGCTCGCGATTTAAACTATTCAGCAATCGCTGAAGGGGTCGAAACAGAAGCCCAACTTGAATTTCTTAAAACGAAAGCGTGCGCTGGGATTCAAGGATTCCTAATATCACGGCCGCTTCCTGCACGAGATATGACAACACTCCTTGATATGGCTCACGAGAATCAGGGAAAGCTTTCAGTTTCAAGCGAATTAAATAACACCAATCAACCTAAAGCCTAA
- a CDS encoding helix-turn-helix domain-containing protein: protein MSLSKQISEHKEALQEIGRYISDYRGRRKLSLQHMGARVGVNPSYLRDVERGEKIPDDEFIRNLSENCGLDENYIYDCMGKAPLVAREELEHHSILQETLKEIGMSGFSEQIKEEIYRKFYFMAKMALVNIK, encoded by the coding sequence GTGTCTTTGAGTAAACAAATAAGTGAACATAAAGAGGCCCTTCAGGAAATTGGCCGCTATATAAGTGATTACAGAGGTCGACGTAAATTATCGCTTCAACACATGGGTGCGCGTGTAGGAGTAAATCCTTCTTACCTGCGTGACGTTGAACGAGGCGAGAAGATTCCTGATGATGAATTTATTCGCAATTTATCGGAAAATTGTGGTCTTGATGAGAACTATATTTATGATTGTATGGGTAAAGCACCGCTCGTTGCGCGAGAGGAATTAGAACACCATTCAATCTTACAGGAAACGCTTAAGGAAATTGGAATGTCTGGATTCTCTGAGCAAATAAAAGAAGAAATTTATCGCAAATTCTATTTTATGGCTAAAATGGCCTTAGTAAATATTAAATAA
- the pepT gene encoding peptidase T — protein sequence MNKVIDRFLKYVQMDTQSDEGSTTVPSTSKQLALGKILVDELKSLGLQGVKQDEKGYVYATLPANITQTVPAIGFIAHMDTSPDISGHEVKPQLIKNYPGGDIVLNPSQNIILSTKDFPELNDYIGADLITTDGTTLLGADDKAGIAEIMAALEYLNNHPDLPHGKLCIGFTPDEEIGRGADHFDVKGFAADFAYTVDGGPIGELEYENFNAAKAVLKVHGRNVHPGSAKGKMINSLLLANEFISLLPQQETPAHTEGYEGFYHLNSLHGDVEETVLDYILRDFESKSLENRKDTMKKALHQLQQKYGEDAFTLEITDQYQNMREKIEPVMHIVKTAQHAMEAVGVKPNISPIRGGTDGARLSYMGLPTPNLFTGGHNFHGKYEFIPSFALEKGVEVILKIIELYSKP from the coding sequence ATGAACAAAGTCATTGATCGGTTTCTTAAATATGTCCAGATGGACACCCAATCGGATGAAGGATCTACGACAGTCCCTAGTACTTCAAAACAACTTGCTTTGGGTAAAATATTGGTGGACGAACTCAAAAGTTTAGGATTGCAGGGGGTTAAGCAAGATGAGAAAGGCTATGTCTATGCCACTCTTCCCGCTAATATTACCCAAACCGTACCCGCCATCGGTTTTATCGCTCATATGGATACTAGCCCTGATATTTCAGGCCATGAGGTTAAACCTCAACTGATCAAAAACTACCCTGGTGGTGATATTGTTTTAAACCCTAGTCAAAACATTATTCTTTCTACTAAGGATTTTCCAGAACTCAACGATTATATTGGAGCTGATTTAATTACAACAGATGGAACGACCCTGCTTGGAGCTGACGACAAAGCGGGCATTGCTGAGATTATGGCCGCTCTAGAATATTTAAATAACCACCCTGATCTTCCTCATGGTAAACTCTGCATTGGATTTACGCCTGATGAAGAGATTGGTCGTGGGGCTGACCATTTTGATGTAAAAGGTTTTGCTGCAGATTTTGCCTATACTGTTGATGGAGGTCCGATTGGCGAATTAGAATATGAAAATTTCAATGCAGCTAAAGCTGTGCTTAAAGTTCACGGTCGTAATGTTCACCCAGGAAGTGCAAAGGGAAAGATGATTAACTCCCTGCTCTTGGCCAATGAGTTCATCTCCCTTCTTCCACAACAGGAGACCCCGGCGCATACGGAAGGATATGAAGGGTTTTATCATCTGAATAGCCTTCACGGGGATGTCGAGGAAACTGTGCTTGACTACATACTTCGCGACTTTGAAAGTAAAAGTCTAGAAAACCGCAAAGATACAATGAAAAAGGCCCTTCACCAGTTACAACAAAAATACGGTGAAGACGCCTTTACATTGGAAATTACAGATCAGTATCAGAATATGCGTGAAAAAATAGAGCCTGTTATGCATATCGTTAAAACTGCTCAACACGCAATGGAAGCTGTTGGAGTCAAACCCAATATTAGTCCGATACGAGGAGGTACCGACGGTGCACGTCTTTCCTATATGGGCTTGCCCACTCCAAACCTCTTCACAGGCGGACATAATTTCCATGGGAAATATGAATTTATCCCTTCCTTTGCTCTTGAAAAAGGAGTCGAAGTCATTCTCAAAATAATTGAGCTTTATAGTAAACCTTAA
- a CDS encoding MFS transporter: MEKKYIRPMIIIVLIQFFVMVGFGIVIPILPYLVQDLGGNALSLGIFMSAYSIMQFFFAPFWGRLSDRIGRRPVLLIGISGYGLTFIFFGMIHNLWLLIAVRALSGMVSSATLPTSMAYLADITEGADRSKSMGMIGAAMGLGMVFGPALGGWLGHYSFSTPFFVAGALALAILPFAWSFLPETLQKSSAASSKKIPHFSFEIAKDPLFALYIFNFIISFSMAMFETTFAMLAAVKVGFGPKEMGTTFTILGIFGVIVQGGLIGKLVKRFGDANLVKAGAYFCAIGLIFILIAPNAIALIIATILFMVGNSLMSPTSSALVTKQGNQSQGASLGLFQSFASLGRILGPIIGGALYGLSIGLPYVSGSLLLLGTVLIAGRKLNRYEKSA, translated from the coding sequence ATGGAGAAAAAATATATTCGTCCTATGATTATTATCGTTTTAATTCAATTTTTCGTCATGGTTGGTTTTGGAATTGTGATTCCAATTCTGCCCTATCTCGTTCAGGACTTGGGGGGGAATGCGCTTTCCCTTGGAATTTTTATGTCGGCTTATTCAATTATGCAATTTTTCTTTGCCCCGTTTTGGGGCCGCCTTTCAGACCGCATTGGGCGGAGACCTGTCCTTCTTATCGGGATAAGTGGCTATGGGTTGACGTTTATTTTTTTTGGAATGATTCATAATTTGTGGCTTTTGATTGCCGTTCGAGCATTATCGGGAATGGTCTCATCCGCGACTCTTCCCACTTCGATGGCTTATTTAGCCGATATCACTGAAGGCGCAGATCGCTCGAAAAGCATGGGAATGATTGGCGCGGCAATGGGGCTTGGGATGGTCTTTGGACCTGCGCTGGGGGGATGGTTAGGTCATTACAGTTTTTCCACACCATTTTTTGTGGCAGGTGCTTTAGCCCTTGCAATTCTACCCTTTGCCTGGAGTTTTTTACCGGAGACATTACAAAAATCGAGTGCTGCTTCGAGTAAGAAGATTCCGCATTTTAGTTTTGAAATAGCGAAAGATCCTCTCTTCGCCTTATATATCTTCAACTTTATTATTAGTTTTTCCATGGCTATGTTTGAGACTACATTTGCAATGTTAGCTGCGGTTAAAGTAGGTTTTGGACCAAAAGAGATGGGGACGACATTTACGATCCTCGGAATATTTGGGGTTATTGTTCAAGGCGGACTAATTGGCAAATTAGTGAAACGGTTTGGAGACGCTAACTTAGTCAAAGCGGGGGCTTACTTCTGCGCGATCGGTCTAATCTTTATCCTTATCGCTCCGAACGCGATAGCGTTGATTATTGCAACCATTCTATTTATGGTTGGTAATTCCTTGATGAGCCCCACCAGCTCAGCTCTTGTTACCAAACAAGGAAATCAAAGCCAAGGAGCGTCGCTTGGACTTTTCCAATCGTTCGCAAGTTTGGGGCGAATCCTCGGACCGATTATCGGTGGAGCTCTCTATGGGTTATCCATCGGATTACCCTATGTTTCCGGTTCCCTTCTTCTTTTGGGTACAGTCTTAATCGCAGGAAGAAAATTGAATCGATATGAAAAATCAGCCTGA
- a CDS encoding GH3 auxin-responsive promoter family protein has protein sequence MSFLEQGLNAVYAFAADYFYHKFVKETRNAKKINHKILKKILTDNTKTEFGQKYHFPEIHNSEDYRKVVPLTKFPAYESYVEEIAAGKEDVLTSDPVLYFGLSSGTTGKQKKIPTTGRSRKIMMLNMMFTQHGILRHALPEARQGGRGLLLMNMLQSGTTSGGVPTGSGTSGGVQSMQKVLPYFWTSPLEILEISDQSIANYLHLLFALQEENLTYIMAPFPSAIVQLFGVLEETWPQLMKDLKTGLISSQLALKPETRSLLDAKLKPQPRRAERLSREFQQGWKGIARRLWPKLAYVSCVAGGSFSVYMEKLNRYTENLPVYSAVYGATEALIGLATSINEATYVVTPGAAYYEFIPISEMDSTCPTTLELDELKIGESYEIVVTNYSGFYRYRLEDVVKVTGYFHQSPILEFQYRKGQLLNISGEKTSELAVQRAMSETAQTLSITVEDYTATLDLKETVGRYHFYVEADSSKLENFQENLEKYLQAANPRYRAGLEGKRISPLKIDFVQAGTFQKLRQELLRRGASLNQVKIPRWVKDEQFLAILENNRRVNKE, from the coding sequence ATGAGTTTTTTAGAGCAAGGTCTTAACGCGGTATATGCTTTTGCAGCAGATTATTTTTACCATAAATTTGTTAAAGAAACGAGAAATGCAAAAAAAATCAATCATAAAATATTAAAAAAAATTTTGACAGATAACACTAAAACTGAGTTCGGACAGAAATATCATTTTCCTGAGATCCATAATTCTGAAGACTATAGAAAGGTTGTACCCTTAACGAAATTTCCAGCATACGAAAGTTATGTCGAGGAAATTGCAGCAGGTAAAGAAGATGTCTTGACATCTGACCCTGTACTTTACTTTGGACTAAGTTCCGGAACGACTGGAAAGCAAAAGAAGATACCCACAACTGGACGTTCGCGCAAAATTATGATGTTAAATATGATGTTTACACAGCACGGAATTTTACGTCACGCTCTTCCTGAGGCTAGACAAGGGGGGAGGGGACTTCTTTTAATGAATATGCTTCAATCGGGAACCACCTCTGGTGGAGTTCCTACTGGTTCAGGGACCTCAGGTGGAGTTCAATCGATGCAAAAAGTCCTTCCGTATTTTTGGACTTCCCCTTTGGAGATTTTAGAGATCTCAGATCAAAGCATTGCTAATTATTTACATCTCCTTTTTGCACTCCAGGAGGAAAACCTGACCTATATTATGGCACCCTTTCCTTCGGCCATTGTTCAGCTTTTTGGTGTTCTTGAAGAAACATGGCCACAACTCATGAAAGACCTAAAAACAGGCCTTATTTCATCTCAATTAGCGCTTAAGCCCGAAACACGTTCCTTACTAGACGCCAAATTAAAACCTCAGCCTAGAAGAGCGGAGCGTCTAAGTCGGGAATTTCAACAAGGATGGAAGGGAATCGCTCGACGTCTTTGGCCAAAACTTGCATATGTTTCGTGTGTAGCAGGCGGAAGTTTCAGTGTTTATATGGAGAAACTTAACCGTTACACTGAAAATCTGCCTGTTTACTCAGCAGTATATGGGGCAACTGAAGCCCTTATTGGCTTAGCCACAAGCATTAATGAAGCGACCTATGTTGTTACACCGGGGGCTGCTTATTATGAATTCATTCCCATTTCTGAAATGGATTCCACATGTCCGACAACGCTAGAACTTGATGAGCTTAAGATCGGAGAATCCTATGAAATCGTGGTGACCAATTATTCAGGGTTTTACCGCTACCGTTTAGAGGATGTGGTCAAGGTGACAGGGTATTTCCATCAAAGTCCGATTCTTGAATTCCAATATCGTAAAGGCCAGCTTTTGAATATTTCTGGTGAAAAAACTTCTGAACTAGCGGTTCAAAGAGCAATGAGTGAAACAGCGCAGACCTTGTCGATCACGGTTGAGGATTATACTGCAACTCTAGACCTTAAAGAAACTGTAGGACGTTATCATTTCTATGTAGAAGCCGATTCGTCAAAACTTGAAAATTTCCAGGAGAATCTTGAAAAATATCTTCAAGCAGCTAATCCCCGCTATCGCGCAGGTCTCGAAGGCAAGCGGATTTCTCCCTTAAAAATAGATTTCGTCCAGGCTGGAACCTTCCAAAAATTGCGGCAGGAGTTGCTGCGACGAGGGGCGTCACTCAATCAGGTGAAAATTCCTCGTTGGGTAAAGGATGAGCAATTTCTGGCGATCCTCGAAAATAACCGGAGAGTTAACAAAGAATAG
- a CDS encoding MarR family winged helix-turn-helix transcriptional regulator, whose amino-acid sequence MQKEYETQILLHTIGQKYQYYLLPKEGSISLHQFHALKFLEQKKSCTPSEIAKQFNITLGAVTGFVDRLYKQNLITRERSEQDRRLVVIELSEEGKNQLGNFEKKLFEVHQQIKEKLGEKEIELLNQHLARYQQVLLEIIED is encoded by the coding sequence ATGCAAAAAGAATATGAAACCCAAATTTTACTGCATACAATTGGACAGAAATATCAATATTATTTGCTTCCCAAAGAAGGATCAATTTCTCTTCACCAATTTCATGCTCTTAAATTTCTCGAGCAGAAAAAGAGCTGTACCCCTTCTGAAATCGCGAAACAATTCAATATTACGCTGGGAGCAGTGACTGGATTTGTGGATCGGTTATATAAACAAAACTTGATTACGCGCGAGCGGAGTGAACAGGATCGTCGGTTGGTTGTCATTGAACTTTCAGAAGAGGGAAAGAATCAGTTAGGAAACTTCGAAAAAAAACTCTTTGAGGTTCACCAACAAATTAAGGAAAAATTAGGAGAGAAAGAAATCGAACTTCTTAATCAGCACCTTGCTCGATATCAGCAGGTCCTTTTGGAAATAATCGAGGACTAA